The Virgibacillus phasianinus genome includes a window with the following:
- a CDS encoding S66 peptidase family protein yields MGIFVFWGYSDITYLLNAIQNFSDLVTFHGPMVATDLNDEIRTVETKSSFFTLFTGESLTYDSRKSSLTTLAHGTGEGRLVGGNLDLLTNGLGTPFQVKTNAAIPLIEEVAELVFRIDVMLTHLKQAGVFDEVEGVIIGDLQAELDEYGEIKKVLQDFFASAPYPVVENFHIVHCQPNYGVPLGVNAKLTTSPARLVIDSGVM; encoded by the coding sequence TTGGGAATTTTTGTATTCTGGGGTTACAGCGACATTACTTATCTGCTTAATGCAATTCAAAATTTCAGTGACTTAGTTACCTTCCACGGGCCAATGGTGGCAACTGATCTGAATGACGAAATAAGAACAGTTGAGACAAAATCCTCGTTTTTCACTCTATTCACGGGGGAATCTCTGACCTATGATTCTCGCAAATCGTCCCTTACCACATTAGCTCATGGCACAGGAGAAGGACGTTTGGTGGGAGGGAATCTCGATCTGCTCACCAATGGGTTGGGAACGCCTTTTCAAGTGAAAACGAACGCGGCCATCCCGTTGATTGAGGAAGTTGCAGAGCTTGTGTTTCGGATTGATGTGATGCTTACTCACCTTAAACAAGCAGGAGTGTTCGATGAGGTCGAAGGTGTGATCATCGGTGACCTTCAAGCGGAACTGGATGAATATGGGGAAATTAAAAAGGTTCTGCAAGATTTCTTTGCCAGTGCACCTTACCCTGTTGTTGAGAATTTTCACATCGTCCATTGCCAGCCTAATTACGGTGTGCCGCTGGGGGTAAACGCGAAACTCACAACGTCACCGGCTCGATTGGTGATCGATTCAGGTGTGATGTAA
- a CDS encoding flotillin family protein, whose translation MEVIFILALLAGLAIVIGILWFIYMKIKYKTVPSNVALIITGPKLGDPEKDTNIFQDDEGRYMKVIRGGGHRLKMFQTHTPVSLTAFQLKIITPTVYTKQGVPIVGEAVAMLKVADSIEGIAKYAEQFLGRKQKELESDISEVLGSNLRAILSKMTVEQINNDRESFNEQVRQIAQKQLDAMGFRITSLGLTDLKDVEGSDYLTNLGRPRTAEIQKAAEIAEATNNRATKVHVAQMNEEIKREEYEREIQIAESRKTKEIKDAQIKAETEREKAKTEAAYSLEKAERDLDVEKERLKINRQQKEEELRLKQLERERNVALEQEEVKVRKAKSDADYYERVRTAEAEAESREKAGYAEAEVIKTKNLAEVEAIEKRAEALNKHKEVMMTEMLINMMPEFAKAVSEPLGNVESIRILDGGNGDGVNNLPGSITGIMTNLQESLGQMTGLDLNEVINNLSGKSNIKGELGVIANAAKESNEQTPESTDEADYSVENEFDINEDESVQEGLDEPENK comes from the coding sequence GTGGAAGTAATATTTATTTTGGCGTTACTGGCAGGATTAGCGATTGTGATTGGGATATTATGGTTTATCTATATGAAAATCAAATATAAAACTGTCCCATCAAATGTGGCATTGATTATTACCGGCCCAAAGCTAGGTGACCCGGAAAAGGACACCAACATTTTTCAGGATGACGAAGGAAGATATATGAAGGTAATCCGTGGCGGTGGACATCGTTTAAAAATGTTCCAAACGCATACGCCAGTTTCACTGACAGCTTTTCAACTGAAAATAATAACACCCACTGTGTATACGAAACAGGGGGTTCCAATCGTGGGTGAAGCTGTTGCTATGCTTAAAGTTGCTGATTCAATAGAGGGTATTGCCAAGTATGCAGAGCAGTTTTTGGGCAGAAAGCAAAAAGAATTGGAAAGCGACATCTCGGAAGTATTAGGGTCAAACCTGCGTGCTATCCTATCAAAAATGACAGTAGAACAAATTAATAATGATCGAGAAAGTTTTAACGAGCAGGTTCGTCAGATTGCCCAGAAGCAACTGGATGCCATGGGTTTCAGGATTACCAGTCTCGGATTAACAGATTTGAAGGATGTCGAGGGCAGTGATTATCTAACAAACCTCGGGAGACCACGCACAGCAGAAATTCAAAAAGCAGCCGAGATTGCCGAGGCAACCAATAATAGAGCGACAAAAGTTCACGTCGCCCAAATGAATGAAGAAATCAAACGCGAAGAATACGAACGGGAAATTCAGATTGCTGAATCAAGGAAAACGAAAGAAATTAAAGATGCACAGATAAAAGCAGAAACAGAAAGGGAAAAAGCGAAAACGGAAGCAGCCTATTCCCTTGAAAAGGCAGAGCGTGATCTTGATGTTGAAAAAGAGCGCTTGAAGATTAATAGACAGCAAAAAGAAGAAGAATTACGCTTAAAACAACTGGAAAGAGAGCGCAATGTCGCATTGGAGCAGGAAGAAGTAAAAGTACGAAAAGCAAAATCCGATGCCGATTATTATGAAAGAGTGCGTACCGCTGAGGCGGAAGCTGAATCCAGGGAAAAAGCAGGTTATGCTGAAGCAGAGGTTATTAAAACGAAGAACTTGGCCGAGGTAGAGGCGATTGAAAAACGAGCAGAAGCACTAAATAAACATAAAGAAGTAATGATGACTGAAATGCTGATTAATATGATGCCTGAATTTGCTAAAGCTGTTTCCGAACCATTAGGAAATGTTGAATCCATCCGTATTCTTGACGGTGGAAACGGTGATGGTGTTAACAATTTACCTGGCAGCATCACTGGTATAATGACGAATCTACAAGAAAGTCTGGGTCAAATGACTGGTTTAGACTTAAACGAAGTTATCAACAATTTATCAGGTAAAAGTAATATTAAAGGCGAATTAGGCGTTATTGCTAATGCGGCCAAAGAAAGTAACGAACAAACGCCGGAAAGTACGGATGAAGCTGACTATTCAGTTGAAAATGAATTCGATATAAATGAGGACGAAAGTGTACAGGAAGGCTTGGATGAACCCGAAAATAAATAA
- a CDS encoding DHA2 family efflux MFS transporter permease subunit: MTTQPYNKTLMAGLLLAGSFIAILNQTLMITAIPPIMDEMNISANTAQWLTTVFMLVNGVMIPITAFLIERFTTRQLFMTAMSVFAFGTIVGGLAPNFGLLLIGRIIQSAGAGIMLPLMQTVFLLIFPVNKRGAAMGYIGLVISFAPAIGPTLSGWVTSNYSWRFLFLLILPLAILIIFIAYFILRNVTELTYPKLDIASILLSSVGFGGLLFGFSSAGNYGWGSVRTIAILVVGALTLTVFILRQLRMRHPMLEFRVFKYNTFTIATIIGMITFLGLIGSETLIPLYMQNMRDFTAMESGLVLLPGALISGLMSPITGRIFDRIGARLLGIVGLTIMTGATLAFGFLGTTTTLTFLIVMYAVRMFGFSMVMMPVTTAGLNQLPQKLIPHGAAMNNTLRQIAASVGTAILVTIMTMTAQNSQQAANPGIHGVNVAFLVIAVISFVAIILSIFVKKTYPPIDDEFETAETGYDKKKAENM; this comes from the coding sequence ATGACGACGCAACCTTATAACAAAACATTAATGGCTGGTTTGCTGCTCGCTGGTTCATTTATTGCGATTTTAAATCAGACGCTTATGATTACAGCTATTCCTCCAATCATGGATGAGATGAATATTTCGGCTAATACGGCTCAATGGCTGACCACTGTCTTTATGCTTGTCAATGGGGTCATGATACCCATCACTGCATTTTTGATTGAACGGTTTACAACACGTCAGCTTTTTATGACGGCAATGAGCGTATTTGCGTTCGGAACGATTGTAGGAGGGCTTGCTCCGAATTTTGGTTTATTGTTAATAGGAAGAATTATTCAATCTGCCGGAGCCGGGATTATGCTGCCACTCATGCAGACGGTTTTCCTATTAATTTTCCCTGTTAATAAACGTGGGGCCGCGATGGGCTACATCGGACTCGTTATCTCTTTTGCACCGGCTATTGGACCGACATTGTCCGGCTGGGTGACGTCTAATTATTCTTGGAGATTTTTGTTTTTGCTTATTTTACCTTTAGCTATTTTAATTATCTTTATTGCTTATTTCATATTAAGGAATGTGACAGAACTCACGTATCCGAAACTCGATATTGCATCGATTCTCTTGTCTTCTGTCGGCTTTGGCGGACTTCTATTTGGCTTCTCAAGTGCTGGAAACTATGGATGGGGGAGCGTGAGGACCATTGCCATTCTTGTGGTCGGGGCCCTAACCCTCACAGTCTTTATATTGCGGCAGTTACGCATGCGCCATCCGATGCTTGAGTTCAGGGTATTCAAATACAACACATTTACAATTGCAACTATAATTGGCATGATCACGTTCCTTGGATTGATTGGATCGGAAACCTTAATCCCGCTTTATATGCAGAATATGAGAGATTTCACAGCCATGGAATCCGGACTCGTTCTCCTCCCCGGCGCGCTCATCTCCGGATTAATGTCTCCGATTACGGGACGAATTTTTGACCGGATTGGAGCTCGCTTGTTAGGGATTGTTGGTTTGACTATTATGACGGGCGCAACCTTGGCCTTTGGATTCCTGGGCACAACAACGACGCTCACATTCCTAATCGTCATGTATGCTGTTCGCATGTTTGGCTTCTCGATGGTGATGATGCCTGTAACGACAGCAGGTTTGAATCAATTGCCACAAAAATTGATTCCACACGGTGCGGCTATGAATAATACACTGCGGCAAATCGCAGCATCCGTTGGGACCGCCATCCTCGTTACAATTATGACGATGACAGCACAAAACTCCCAGCAAGCCGCAAACCCCGGTATTCATGGAGTAAATGTTGCTTTTCTAGTTATCGCTGTAATATCGTTCGTTGCGATTATCTTATCTATTTTTGTTAAAAAAACCTATCCACCTATTGATGATGAATTTGAAACGGCAGAAACAGGATATGATAAGAAAAAAGCGGAAAATATGTAA
- a CDS encoding NAD(P)H-quinone oxidoreductase, with product MKAITVKQPGGAEQLQIEEFAKPDPRDGELLIKVKAAAVNRTDILNRETSKGYLNNPILGVEVAGIVEEVGAGVEIEVGTHIMGLVNGGGYAEYVVMPAERAMVIPENLSFEEAASIPEVFLTAYQTLFWIGHLHADENVLVHAGGSGVGTAAIQLAKQIGQANVITTAGSKEKLDFCRSLGADVEINYKEQNFDEEVLNATENQGVDLILDFIGASYWSKNLESIKVDGRWVLIGILGGANLENVNLMELMSKRIQLTGTLLTPRSDEYKAALTAEFSAKTLDLFGNNTLRPVVDQVFAFNQIQQAHEHMENNKNIGKIILKVG from the coding sequence ATGAAAGCAATCACTGTAAAACAGCCTGGCGGTGCAGAACAATTACAAATTGAAGAATTTGCTAAGCCAGATCCAAGGGACGGGGAATTATTAATCAAAGTAAAAGCAGCAGCTGTTAATCGAACGGATATCCTTAATCGGGAAACTAGTAAGGGCTATTTGAACAATCCCATTTTAGGTGTAGAGGTTGCTGGAATTGTTGAAGAAGTAGGCGCAGGTGTGGAAATCGAAGTTGGCACGCACATTATGGGACTTGTGAATGGTGGCGGTTATGCCGAATACGTCGTGATGCCGGCTGAAAGGGCGATGGTCATTCCGGAAAACCTTTCTTTTGAAGAAGCCGCCTCCATTCCTGAGGTTTTCTTAACAGCGTATCAAACATTATTTTGGATAGGGCACTTACATGCAGATGAAAACGTGCTGGTTCATGCCGGTGGAAGTGGAGTTGGAACGGCCGCGATTCAGCTTGCGAAGCAAATCGGTCAGGCGAACGTGATAACCACGGCTGGATCGAAGGAGAAGCTTGATTTTTGTCGGTCATTAGGAGCGGATGTTGAAATAAACTATAAAGAACAGAACTTTGATGAGGAAGTACTAAACGCTACTGAAAATCAAGGAGTGGATTTGATTCTTGATTTCATTGGTGCATCTTATTGGAGTAAGAACCTTGAAAGCATCAAAGTAGATGGACGTTGGGTGTTAATTGGGATTTTAGGTGGTGCCAATTTAGAAAATGTCAATTTAATGGAATTAATGTCAAAACGCATTCAGCTGACTGGTACCTTGCTCACACCAAGAAGCGATGAATACAAGGCAGCACTGACAGCTGAATTTTCTGCCAAGACTCTAGATCTTTTTGGCAACAATACGCTTCGTCCGGTTGTTGATCAAGTCTTTGCTTTTAATCAAATTCAACAAGCACATGAACATATGGAAAACAATAAAAACATCGGAAAAATTATTTTAAAGGTTGGTTAA
- the nagZ gene encoding beta-N-acetylhexosaminidase: MIKRITIIIIIAIIALGAAFYFNSSSGDDTKDQQADQQSKKTSPGHESKDVPKAEPTLDSIFDLAKQGKIPDSNIIVGETTVDEVQEAWGKPNGTSDTNAGLFLNYPSHGIDVGITGDIVSDLRSSQDQFTAFDLDTIESYEKPDDTHYYQDENYDQIILVYELSSGYVLKWVLPNPAGKSDNPGVDHISLSKEINRDGVHGENSDASSGKGNESMSLDEKIGQMIFSGVDGTEMTAETKNTIKNYHVGGIILFGNNIESKTQTVNFLNGMKTANAGNPYPLLLGVDEEGGSVTRMPDGIKSLPTSRSIGKLNDPDVSFNVGTILGKQMKALGFNLDFAPVLDINSNPNNPVIGDRSFGDNPNIVTRLGIQTMKGIQNEGVISVIKHFPGHGDTGVDSHLELPKVNKSYEELSKLELVPFKKAISEGADVSMVAHILLPKIDEDYPASMSKEVITGILREDYDFDGVVITDDLTMEAITDHYSVADAAVQSVKAGADLLLVAHNPNLIAEVFDELKEAVEEGEISENRIDESVERITHLKEKYQLSDEKTPIPNFQSINERVETILQKVS; this comes from the coding sequence ATGATCAAACGTATCACCATTATAATCATTATTGCTATCATCGCTCTAGGAGCGGCTTTTTATTTCAACAGTTCATCGGGTGATGATACAAAGGATCAACAAGCAGACCAACAATCTAAGAAAACATCACCAGGTCATGAAAGCAAAGACGTCCCTAAGGCTGAACCAACCCTGGACAGCATATTCGACTTGGCCAAGCAAGGAAAAATACCGGACAGCAATATCATTGTTGGTGAAACGACTGTCGATGAGGTGCAAGAGGCTTGGGGAAAGCCGAATGGGACCTCAGATACGAATGCTGGTCTTTTTTTGAACTATCCGTCACATGGCATTGATGTCGGTATTACAGGCGATATTGTGTCCGATTTACGGTCATCTCAGGATCAATTCACGGCGTTCGATCTGGATACGATTGAATCATATGAAAAACCGGATGACACGCATTACTACCAGGATGAAAATTATGATCAAATCATTCTTGTTTATGAACTTTCTAGCGGTTATGTCTTAAAATGGGTGCTGCCAAATCCCGCCGGTAAATCAGATAACCCGGGTGTGGATCATATTTCATTATCGAAGGAAATAAACAGAGATGGTGTACATGGAGAAAATAGCGATGCTTCTAGTGGTAAAGGCAACGAAAGTATGAGTCTTGATGAAAAAATCGGCCAGATGATCTTTAGCGGTGTCGATGGTACGGAAATGACTGCTGAGACGAAAAACACCATTAAGAACTATCATGTTGGGGGTATTATTTTATTCGGCAATAACATCGAAAGCAAGACTCAAACCGTCAACTTTTTGAATGGGATGAAAACCGCTAACGCTGGAAACCCTTACCCATTATTACTGGGAGTCGATGAAGAGGGGGGAAGTGTGACACGAATGCCAGATGGGATAAAAAGTCTGCCAACGAGCCGTTCGATTGGAAAGCTGAACGATCCGGATGTGTCATTTAATGTCGGTACCATCCTTGGGAAGCAAATGAAAGCACTCGGTTTCAATTTGGACTTTGCTCCCGTTCTCGACATTAACAGCAATCCAAATAATCCTGTTATCGGTGACCGTTCATTTGGCGACAATCCAAATATTGTCACGAGACTGGGCATTCAGACGATGAAAGGAATCCAGAATGAAGGGGTTATTTCGGTCATAAAACATTTTCCCGGACACGGGGATACTGGCGTGGATTCCCATTTGGAACTCCCAAAAGTCAATAAAAGCTACGAGGAACTGTCCAAATTGGAACTAGTGCCATTCAAGAAAGCTATTTCGGAGGGAGCCGATGTCAGCATGGTTGCGCATATCTTGCTCCCAAAAATCGATGAAGATTATCCTGCATCCATGTCAAAAGAGGTAATCACAGGCATTTTGCGAGAGGATTATGATTTTGATGGTGTTGTCATTACCGATGACTTGACGATGGAAGCAATTACAGATCATTATAGTGTTGCGGATGCAGCAGTCCAGTCAGTAAAGGCGGGCGCAGATTTACTGCTTGTTGCACATAATCCGAATTTAATTGCTGAAGTTTTTGATGAATTGAAAGAGGCTGTTGAAGAGGGAGAAATAAGTGAGAATAGGATTGACGAAAGTGTCGAGCGCATCACACATTTGAAGGAGAAATACCAGTTGTCGGATGAAAAGACTCCAATACCTAATTTCCAATCAATTAATGAAAGAGTGGAAACAATTTTGCAGAAGGTATCCTGA
- a CDS encoding lipid II flippase Amj family protein: MIALFILIIHSIETLAYSVRLSGARVKLLASALSLFNVMVMVSRLANMMQQPFTGSLIDKAPKENTLEFVASQYRIIIGSATLGTIIGLLLLPTFIAIFSRAINHLAEERGSVPALLKKGFTVPYLKRAKKHIHLPRYSYLKDMNWRDIPIKLFCINMLITAIYTIGVLSALYAALLAPERATTAVMASGLINGVATILLIVFIDPKISILADDVINQKGSYVSLKSASIMMVTSRLLGTLLAQLLFIPGATYIAWFTQFIA, encoded by the coding sequence ATGATTGCACTTTTTATCTTAATCATTCATTCAATCGAAACATTAGCGTATTCGGTACGCCTATCAGGTGCAAGGGTAAAGCTATTAGCATCGGCACTTTCCCTGTTTAATGTGATGGTAATGGTTTCAAGGTTAGCGAATATGATGCAGCAGCCTTTCACAGGAAGTTTGATAGATAAGGCACCAAAAGAAAATACGCTAGAATTCGTTGCTAGTCAATATCGGATTATCATTGGTTCTGCAACATTAGGAACAATTATTGGTCTACTTTTGTTACCAACCTTTATTGCTATTTTTTCAAGGGCAATCAACCATTTAGCAGAGGAACGAGGGTCTGTTCCAGCGTTATTAAAAAAGGGGTTTACAGTACCCTATTTAAAACGGGCAAAGAAACATATTCATTTACCTAGGTATTCTTATTTAAAAGATATGAACTGGCGTGATATCCCGATTAAATTATTTTGCATTAATATGCTGATAACAGCTATTTACACTATAGGAGTATTATCTGCACTATATGCAGCACTGCTTGCACCCGAACGGGCAACCACAGCTGTAATGGCATCGGGTTTAATTAATGGTGTAGCTACAATCTTACTCATTGTCTTTATTGACCCAAAAATTTCAATCCTTGCAGATGATGTGATCAATCAAAAGGGAAGCTATGTCAGTTTAAAAAGTGCATCTATTATGATGGTGACATCAAGGCTGTTAGGAACGCTTCTAGCACAATTGTTATTCATTCCAGGTGCAACGTATATTGCTTGGTTTACTCAGTTTATTGCGTAG
- a CDS encoding YuzL family protein translates to MSRKKANPSKVLGSSETEGQGTTLRETGRKKADSSRKKQKRS, encoded by the coding sequence GTGTCGAGAAAAAAGGCTAATCCATCAAAAGTTTTAGGTTCATCAGAAACAGAAGGGCAAGGAACGACATTAAGAGAGACAGGAAGAAAAAAGGCCGATTCTTCCAGGAAGAAACAGAAGCGATCCTAA
- a CDS encoding cyclase family protein, with translation MNLIDLSVPLSPNVKEPLPPSIMYHTHEEGAEQGAQLLGIEKKAFRDGKAWATETITANTHAGTHVDAPWHYGEQSEGKPARTIDEMPLDWFFGDAVLFDFSNHPAGYEISPEDLQQQLKEMDYTLKPYDIVLVRSDADKKLYDEQFAFLHAGVSAEATRWLIEQGIKVVGTDGWGWDIPLNIQAKQHQNEPNKGVMWDAHYVGIEQEYCQIEKLANLDQIPVRHGFKVSCFPVKIEKASGGWTRPVAFIEN, from the coding sequence ATGAATTTAATCGATCTAAGTGTGCCGCTAAGCCCGAACGTAAAAGAGCCGCTTCCTCCGTCCATCATGTACCACACACACGAAGAAGGTGCAGAGCAAGGTGCTCAGCTTCTTGGGATTGAAAAAAAGGCATTTCGCGATGGCAAAGCATGGGCGACAGAAACGATAACGGCGAACACGCATGCCGGCACACATGTTGATGCACCATGGCATTACGGAGAACAGTCGGAAGGCAAACCGGCGCGAACGATTGATGAAATGCCGCTTGATTGGTTCTTTGGTGATGCTGTTTTGTTTGACTTTAGCAATCATCCAGCAGGGTATGAAATTTCTCCAGAAGATCTTCAACAGCAACTAAAGGAAATGGATTATACCTTAAAGCCCTACGACATCGTACTAGTTCGAAGTGATGCCGATAAAAAGCTTTATGATGAACAATTCGCTTTCTTGCATGCAGGGGTTTCAGCCGAAGCGACACGCTGGCTGATCGAACAAGGAATCAAAGTTGTAGGAACGGATGGATGGGGCTGGGATATTCCCTTAAACATTCAGGCCAAACAGCATCAAAATGAGCCAAATAAAGGCGTCATGTGGGATGCTCACTACGTAGGAATTGAACAAGAATACTGCCAAATTGAAAAACTGGCGAATCTTGACCAAATCCCAGTTCGACACGGATTCAAAGTTTCCTGTTTTCCGGTAAAGATCGAAAAGGCAAGCGGTGGGTGGACTAGGCCCGTTGCTTTTATTGAAAATTGA
- a CDS encoding TetR/AcrR family transcriptional regulator, producing the protein MSNNKEEKVDPRVVRTKRMFKDAFISLLQENRDQGKLTVQRLADRAELNRATFYLHYQDIEDLKEQMVDKVLEELTRKINPLFEENQDKNDSPIVSFLEHMYEHAVLFNVMLENNDFRNRLFGLIIGIVSSRRETRKMNAYTTQVPIEIIASSTFGIVTWWIQKGMPYSPSYLAEQINLVFRNNINDRP; encoded by the coding sequence ATGTCTAATAATAAGGAAGAAAAGGTGGATCCTCGGGTTGTTCGCACAAAGCGAATGTTTAAAGATGCGTTTATCTCACTCCTCCAGGAAAACCGGGATCAAGGTAAATTAACGGTTCAGAGACTAGCCGATCGTGCAGAGTTAAATCGAGCCACATTCTATTTGCATTATCAGGATATTGAAGATTTAAAGGAGCAAATGGTGGATAAGGTGCTTGAAGAATTAACCAGAAAGATTAATCCTTTATTCGAGGAAAATCAGGATAAAAACGATTCACCAATTGTCTCGTTTTTAGAGCACATGTATGAACATGCCGTTCTCTTCAATGTAATGCTGGAAAATAATGATTTTCGCAATAGACTATTTGGTTTAATTATTGGGATTGTTTCAAGCAGGCGGGAAACAAGAAAAATGAATGCTTATACGACTCAGGTTCCAATTGAAATCATTGCGTCCTCAACATTTGGCATTGTGACATGGTGGATACAGAAAGGAATGCCTTATAGTCCAAGCTACCTGGCAGAACAAATCAACCTAGTATTTAGAAACAATATCAATGATCGTCCCTGA
- a CDS encoding DHA2 family efflux MFS transporter permease subunit translates to MKRYTTRQLFLSSMILLFVGTFISAFAPGFEFLLVGRLIQAAGAGIIMPLLMTVVFGVYPREGRGTAMGFIGLAMIFAPAIGPTLAGFVIEYFSWRWIFIGMLPLVAIVILLSLKFLVNVSETSKSKLDLTSVFLSTIGFGGLIFGLSNAGDKGWGSAEVLIFITIGVILLTLFCRRQLTSNDPLLNLSVFKAPMFTTTTIISVMVMFVMYADMILLPIYLQTSRGFSVLDTALLLLPGALVNALMSPISGRLLDKFGPKPIVIVGLLFLIPSIWGVTHLTETTTYSYLMIRTVFLRIGLSFLTMPLNTAGLNALPNHLSSHGSAVTNTVRQLAGSFGTALIITIYTARTNSHATKLMDENQALSPSQLAQKSTILGTNDAYLFMLILGIIAFFVTVFMRKEKNSLEKGAIENKGLKQPVEER, encoded by the coding sequence ATGAAACGATATACTACTAGGCAACTATTTCTCAGTTCCATGATTTTATTGTTTGTTGGTACTTTTATTAGCGCCTTTGCACCAGGGTTTGAATTTCTCTTAGTCGGGCGACTAATTCAAGCTGCAGGCGCCGGGATTATTATGCCTCTTTTAATGACGGTTGTTTTTGGAGTTTACCCGAGAGAGGGGCGTGGAACAGCCATGGGATTCATTGGTCTGGCAATGATCTTTGCGCCAGCCATTGGTCCGACTTTGGCAGGTTTCGTTATCGAATATTTTTCATGGCGCTGGATTTTTATCGGCATGTTGCCACTAGTTGCCATTGTCATTCTTTTGTCTTTAAAGTTCCTAGTAAATGTATCGGAAACATCGAAATCCAAACTCGACCTCACTAGTGTGTTTCTTTCAACAATCGGTTTCGGCGGTTTAATATTTGGGTTGAGCAATGCAGGGGATAAAGGCTGGGGAAGTGCTGAAGTGTTGATTTTTATCACTATTGGTGTTATTTTACTAACCCTCTTCTGCCGACGACAACTCACTTCTAATGATCCGTTGCTTAATTTAAGTGTATTTAAAGCTCCAATGTTCACGACAACGACAATCATCAGCGTTATGGTGATGTTTGTCATGTATGCGGATATGATTTTATTGCCGATTTACTTGCAAACCAGCAGAGGCTTTTCCGTTTTGGATACCGCGTTGCTTTTACTTCCGGGCGCACTAGTGAATGCGTTGATGTCACCGATATCAGGACGATTGTTAGATAAATTCGGACCAAAGCCGATCGTTATTGTCGGATTATTATTCTTGATTCCTTCCATTTGGGGAGTAACGCATTTGACTGAAACGACAACGTACAGCTATTTGATGATTCGCACGGTTTTCTTGCGAATTGGCTTGAGTTTTCTAACAATGCCTCTAAATACAGCTGGATTGAACGCCCTTCCAAACCACTTAAGTTCTCACGGTTCAGCCGTTACGAATACAGTGCGTCAACTTGCAGGTTCATTTGGAACAGCACTGATTATCACGATTTATACAGCCAGAACAAATAGTCATGCAACAAAATTGATGGATGAAAACCAAGCGCTGTCTCCCTCGCAATTAGCTCAGAAATCCACGATTCTCGGGACAAACGACGCTTATCTGTTCATGCTGATTTTAGGGATCATTGCCTTCTTTGTCACGGTGTTTATGCGCAAGGAAAAGAACAGTTTAGAAAAAGGAGCAATTGAGAATAAAGGATTGAAGCAGCCAGTTGAAGAACGATGA
- a CDS encoding cupin domain-containing protein, which translates to MNSNDPNYYVSKLGLTRHPEGGYYKSTFASEEQVADGELSMNFEGKRKLYTSIYFLLTSEDISHFHRLKSDELWYYHAGSPLTIHVIEESGKYKEIKLGLDLDNGEVPQALVPKNSIFGSSVMEDDAFSLVGCMVSPGFEFQDFELFTQEELLTKYSEHEEIIMKLAYDRIPD; encoded by the coding sequence ATGAACAGCAACGATCCAAATTATTATGTATCAAAACTTGGCCTTACCCGACACCCAGAAGGCGGGTATTATAAAAGCACATTTGCATCGGAAGAACAGGTAGCGGATGGGGAACTGTCTATGAATTTTGAAGGGAAACGCAAGCTGTATACGAGCATATATTTTTTACTGACTTCTGAGGACATTTCCCACTTTCATCGTTTGAAATCCGACGAATTATGGTACTATCATGCTGGCAGTCCTTTAACCATTCATGTTATAGAAGAGAGTGGCAAATACAAAGAAATCAAATTAGGTCTTGATCTGGATAATGGCGAAGTACCGCAAGCGTTGGTTCCGAAAAATTCCATCTTTGGATCTTCAGTTATGGAAGATGATGCATTCTCTTTAGTAGGGTGTATGGTATCGCCAGGATTCGAATTCCAGGATTTCGAATTGTTTACACAAGAAGAGCTTTTGACAAAGTATTCGGAGCATGAAGAAATTATAATGAAATTGGCATATGATAGAATTCCAGACTAA